A portion of the Algimonas porphyrae genome contains these proteins:
- a CDS encoding type II CAAX prenyl endopeptidase Rce1 family protein — MGRHYHSCDNLSKGTLVGAGRSLYREGMIPIADTVRYVLFPHYISRRTVMDGASAGHLLVLLFITICLGIVVSGLVGGVITIIMGEIPENVNGTLAETDARRLIILGVLIAPLMEELIFRSWLGFPRSSVLGFPAMICVLVLLAMWGLGTGAALFLPVAMGLGLLIFLLVQRYGRLSAAEQAVARHRLFPVAFWGTILTFGVIHLSNYEGGMAGALANPILFLAIVPQIIAGAVLGYVRMRFGLMQAIFFHMVYNAVLISLALLAVNQTPPAEAFLLMSENQAFSRVPLLQTAGPLP, encoded by the coding sequence ATGGGACGTCATTATCACAGCTGCGACAATCTGTCGAAAGGCACGCTTGTCGGGGCTGGCCGGTCGCTATACCGCGAGGGGATGATCCCGATCGCTGATACCGTCCGCTATGTGCTGTTCCCGCACTATATCAGTCGCCGAACGGTCATGGATGGGGCATCTGCCGGCCACCTCCTGGTTTTGCTGTTCATTACGATCTGTCTGGGGATTGTCGTCAGCGGCCTTGTCGGTGGCGTCATAACGATCATCATGGGCGAAATTCCTGAGAATGTGAACGGAACGCTGGCTGAAACCGACGCCCGGCGGCTGATCATTCTTGGCGTGCTGATCGCTCCACTGATGGAGGAGCTGATCTTCCGGAGCTGGCTTGGCTTTCCGCGGTCGAGTGTCCTGGGTTTTCCGGCCATGATCTGCGTGCTTGTCCTGTTGGCGATGTGGGGGCTGGGGACAGGCGCCGCCCTGTTCCTGCCCGTGGCCATGGGACTGGGGCTTCTGATCTTTCTGCTGGTGCAGCGCTACGGACGGTTGAGTGCTGCGGAACAGGCCGTCGCCCGGCACCGCCTGTTTCCCGTGGCGTTCTGGGGTACCATCCTGACATTCGGCGTCATTCATCTGAGCAATTATGAAGGTGGCATGGCCGGGGCTCTGGCCAATCCCATCCTGTTCCTGGCAATCGTGCCGCAGATTATTGCCGGGGCGGTTCTGGGTTATGTGCGCATGCGTTTCGGGCTGATGCAGGCCATTTTCTTTCACATGGTCTATAATGCAGTGCTGATCAGCCTTGCGCTTCTGGCGGTCAATCAGACCCCACCCGCTGAAGCGTTTCTGTTGATGTCGGAAAACCAGGCCTTCAGCCGTGTCCCTCTCTTGCAGACGGCAGGCCCTCTGCCCTAG
- a CDS encoding DUF2794 domain-containing protein: MTRIVRIGNGYKQPSQVSFDRRELSLILNVYGQMVAKGDWKDYAIGFGADKCVFSVFRQASEHALYRIEKIPALRNRQGQFSVVAPGGLILKRGHDLAQVLRVFDKARFRAV, encoded by the coding sequence ATGACACGCATCGTGCGGATCGGAAACGGCTATAAGCAACCCAGCCAGGTGAGCTTCGACCGGCGTGAGCTTTCCCTCATTCTCAATGTTTATGGGCAGATGGTCGCCAAGGGCGACTGGAAGGATTATGCAATCGGTTTCGGGGCCGACAAATGCGTCTTTTCGGTCTTTCGCCAAGCGTCCGAACATGCGCTCTACCGGATCGAGAAAATTCCAGCCTTGCGCAATCGCCAGGGACAATTCAGCGTCGTCGCCCCGGGCGGCCTCATCCTCAAACGCGGTCACGACCTGGCTCAGGTCCTGCGCGTCTTCGACAAGGCACGTTTCAGGGCCGTCTAG
- a CDS encoding HlyD family type I secretion periplasmic adaptor subunit codes for MNAPLPAELGAALASAMASASTSAPTAPPQPSYQRYLRIGYIGVGLLVVGLFGWAALASIKGAVVAPGFVAVDGKPAVIQHLDGGVVGEIYVRDGAKVATGDPLIRLDPTEIDASREIIEVQFNETRARVERLKAERDGLRTILFPQDLLGAAASQPRVARAINGQRDLFAARRAASDGQRAQLRQRIDQSESQITGLSALIQATQDQLEKVLEERDDKQTILDKGFIGRPAVLALEREALRLQGDIQSRQSEVDRLRSQITETRAQIDQLSRDRQSEVLTELRQAETEASGFREQLIAASAQSDRIIITSPVNGVVHDLAITTTGGVVQQGADLMQIIPSDAALIILTQVQPADIDQVYPGQPATLRLSAFNARSTPELNGFVARVSPDRLVDPTTGFPYYEVEVDLLPDELNRLPDNLTLLPGMPAEAFMQTESRSVLEYLLKPATDAMRRAGREE; via the coding sequence GTGAACGCGCCTTTGCCTGCCGAACTGGGCGCGGCCCTGGCGTCCGCCATGGCGTCGGCCTCCACTTCTGCGCCGACCGCGCCGCCGCAGCCAAGCTATCAGCGCTATTTGCGTATCGGCTATATCGGTGTGGGCCTGCTGGTCGTCGGTCTGTTCGGCTGGGCGGCTCTAGCGTCGATCAAGGGCGCCGTCGTCGCGCCGGGTTTCGTCGCTGTGGACGGCAAGCCAGCGGTGATCCAGCATCTGGACGGCGGTGTCGTCGGGGAAATCTATGTCCGGGACGGGGCGAAAGTCGCGACGGGCGATCCGCTGATTCGTCTGGACCCGACGGAAATCGATGCCAGTCGCGAGATCATCGAAGTTCAGTTCAACGAAACCCGCGCACGCGTCGAACGGCTGAAGGCCGAACGGGACGGCTTGCGGACCATTCTATTTCCTCAGGACTTGCTCGGTGCGGCGGCATCCCAGCCGCGTGTCGCGCGGGCCATCAACGGGCAGCGTGACCTGTTTGCGGCCCGCCGCGCGGCCAGCGACGGGCAGCGCGCACAATTGCGCCAGCGCATCGATCAGTCCGAAAGTCAGATTACCGGCTTGTCCGCCCTCATCCAGGCTACGCAGGACCAGCTTGAAAAAGTCCTCGAAGAGCGAGACGACAAGCAGACCATTCTCGACAAGGGCTTTATCGGTCGGCCTGCCGTTCTGGCGCTTGAACGCGAAGCCCTGCGATTGCAGGGCGATATTCAGTCGCGTCAATCCGAAGTCGACCGCCTGCGATCCCAGATCACCGAGACCCGCGCCCAGATTGATCAGCTGTCGCGCGACCGGCAGTCGGAAGTCCTGACCGAGCTGCGCCAGGCAGAGACGGAGGCCTCGGGATTCCGCGAACAGCTCATCGCCGCTTCGGCCCAATCCGACCGCATTATCATCACCTCTCCTGTCAATGGTGTCGTCCACGATCTGGCGATCACGACGACAGGCGGTGTGGTGCAGCAGGGGGCCGATCTGATGCAGATCATCCCGTCTGACGCCGCGCTTATAATCCTGACGCAGGTTCAACCCGCCGATATCGATCAGGTCTATCCCGGGCAGCCGGCGACCTTGCGCCTGTCGGCTTTTAATGCGCGCTCGACGCCGGAACTGAACGGCTTCGTCGCGCGCGTGTCGCCGGACCGTCTGGTCGATCCGACAACAGGCTTTCCTTATTACGAAGTCGAAGTCGACCTCCTGCCTGATGAGCTGAACCGGTTGCCCGACAATTTGACCTTGCTGCCTGGCATGCCTGCCGAAGCTTTCATGCAGACGGAGTCGCGCAGTGTGCTGGAATATCTGCTGAAACCCGCCACAGACGCCATGCGGCGCGCGGGTCGGGAAGAGTAG
- a CDS encoding helicase HerA-like domain-containing protein codes for MSETIFIGTDTDGVRQELRLDKANRHGLIAGATGTGKTVTLQILTEGFSSHGVPVFAADVKGDLSGLSQAGSESHKLHDKLIKRAEKIGLDNYGYTAFPTIFWDLYGKKGHPVRTTISEMGPVLLSRLMGLTETQEGIMTIAFEYADDNGMLLLDLKDLNALLNHLAENRAEVSREYGNVTGQSVAAIRRDLLTLERAGAEEFFGEPALELEDFMRIDADGPNGKKRGKVNILAADELINSPTLYGTFLLWLLSELFEELPEVGNPDKPKMIFFFDEAHLLFDDAPKPLIQKIEQVARLIRSKGVGVYFVTQNPMDIPDSVLGQLGNRIQHALRAYTPKEQRAVRAAASSFRENPAFDTEDVITDLGVGEALVSLLDERGAPAIVGRTMIRPPSSRLGPATQAERKAVQNDSPVGAKYDTAIDRESAYETLESRAEARAKQEAAEAKRAEREKAKTKAPTRRRTTRKKDNVIVKELKREGRLIMRRAMRNAVRGILGGMMRR; via the coding sequence ATGAGCGAGACGATTTTCATCGGCACGGATACGGACGGTGTCCGGCAGGAACTCCGCCTGGACAAGGCCAATCGTCACGGGCTGATCGCCGGCGCGACCGGAACGGGCAAAACCGTCACCTTGCAAATCCTGACAGAAGGGTTTTCCAGTCACGGCGTCCCGGTCTTTGCCGCCGACGTAAAAGGCGACCTGTCCGGTCTGTCCCAGGCCGGATCGGAAAGCCACAAGCTGCACGACAAGCTGATCAAACGGGCCGAGAAGATCGGTCTGGATAATTATGGCTATACCGCGTTCCCGACCATCTTCTGGGACCTTTACGGTAAAAAGGGCCATCCCGTGCGCACGACCATTTCCGAAATGGGACCCGTGCTTCTGTCACGCCTGATGGGGCTCACGGAAACGCAGGAAGGGATCATGACGATCGCATTCGAATATGCCGATGATAACGGCATGTTACTGCTGGACCTCAAGGATCTGAATGCACTGCTGAACCATCTGGCGGAGAACCGGGCTGAGGTCAGCCGCGAATATGGGAATGTGACGGGGCAGAGCGTCGCCGCGATCCGTCGCGATCTGCTGACGCTGGAACGGGCTGGCGCGGAAGAGTTTTTTGGTGAGCCGGCATTGGAACTCGAAGACTTCATGCGGATCGACGCAGACGGTCCCAATGGAAAAAAGAGGGGAAAGGTCAATATTCTGGCGGCGGACGAATTGATCAATAGTCCGACTCTCTACGGGACGTTCCTGCTCTGGTTATTATCCGAACTGTTTGAAGAACTGCCCGAAGTCGGCAATCCCGATAAGCCGAAAATGATCTTCTTCTTTGATGAAGCGCACCTGCTGTTCGACGACGCACCCAAGCCGCTGATTCAGAAGATCGAGCAGGTCGCCCGCCTGATCCGGTCCAAGGGGGTCGGCGTCTATTTCGTGACCCAGAACCCGATGGATATTCCTGACAGCGTGCTGGGTCAGCTCGGCAACCGCATCCAGCATGCGCTGCGGGCCTATACGCCGAAGGAACAGCGCGCCGTGCGCGCCGCCGCCAGCAGCTTCCGTGAAAACCCGGCTTTCGACACAGAAGACGTCATCACCGATTTAGGTGTCGGCGAGGCCTTGGTCAGTCTGCTGGATGAACGCGGTGCGCCGGCTATTGTCGGGCGCACCATGATCCGGCCCCCGTCATCCCGGCTGGGCCCCGCAACGCAGGCCGAACGCAAGGCCGTACAGAATGATAGTCCCGTTGGCGCGAAGTACGACACGGCCATCGATCGCGAAAGCGCCTATGAGACGCTGGAATCCAGAGCCGAAGCCCGCGCCAAGCAAGAGGCTGCCGAAGCCAAGCGAGCAGAGCGCGAGAAGGCCAAAACCAAGGCCCCCACCAGACGACGCACGACCCGCAAGAAGGACAATGTCATCGTCAAGGAGCTGAAACGCGAAGGCCGCCTGATCATGCGCCGCGCCATGCGCAACGCAGTTCGCGGCATATTGGGCGGAATGATGCGGCGATAG
- a CDS encoding DUF1223 domain-containing protein: MRSTCLSIAVLSALAAPALATTSQPSAVVELFTSQGCSSCPPANAFVTELDQSHTDVLALSYGVTYWDYLGWKDTFGHPDFTKRQKAYDAALDSGVYTPMLVVAGRHHGPRLTEATAIGTSIPASLKLAAHAGMHCIEGDLPVGSKLALVEYRPGTKTVSVKSGENHGRTLTLTNVVTAVRYKDWSGEPICGLQPEQALAVLAHDSQTSAIIGAARYEP, translated from the coding sequence ATGAGATCCACTTGCCTGTCTATTGCCGTGCTGAGTGCACTGGCTGCGCCTGCGCTGGCCACGACCTCGCAACCTTCCGCCGTTGTCGAGCTGTTCACGTCGCAGGGCTGTTCATCCTGTCCGCCCGCCAATGCCTTCGTTACGGAACTGGACCAGAGTCACACGGACGTGCTCGCCCTATCTTACGGCGTGACCTATTGGGATTATCTGGGCTGGAAGGATACGTTCGGTCATCCGGATTTCACCAAACGCCAGAAAGCCTATGACGCAGCGCTCGATTCGGGGGTTTACACACCCATGCTCGTCGTTGCTGGACGCCATCATGGCCCTCGCCTGACTGAGGCGACTGCAATCGGAACGTCCATCCCAGCGAGCCTGAAACTCGCCGCCCATGCTGGCATGCACTGTATTGAGGGCGACCTTCCTGTGGGGAGCAAGCTCGCCCTGGTCGAGTACAGGCCCGGTACGAAGACGGTTTCTGTTAAAAGCGGTGAAAATCATGGTCGGACGCTCACCCTGACCAATGTCGTGACTGCAGTGCGGTACAAGGACTGGTCTGGTGAGCCGATTTGCGGCCTGCAGCCGGAACAGGCTCTGGCCGTACTGGCCCATGACTCGCAGACTAGCGCGATCATCGGCGCAGCTCGCTACGAACCTTGA
- a CDS encoding DUF1761 domain-containing protein, with translation MPKIFNTSWLAVILATVAFFLFGWLWYGPIFGPAWMAAEGMTEASMQAMLDEMGMAVWLVFALLITLGQAIGVLMVLHLAGAKRLPASLKYAFWLVVTIVAPIIAYACVYTGYGLTGYLIDLGHLLIGYLIMAAIYSAFRGRDRVDA, from the coding sequence ATGCCGAAGATTTTCAATACATCCTGGCTGGCCGTCATATTGGCGACCGTGGCCTTTTTCCTGTTTGGCTGGCTCTGGTATGGCCCGATATTCGGTCCGGCTTGGATGGCCGCCGAAGGCATGACCGAAGCCTCGATGCAGGCCATGCTTGATGAGATGGGGATGGCCGTGTGGCTAGTCTTTGCCTTGCTGATCACATTGGGTCAGGCCATCGGCGTGCTGATGGTCCTGCATCTGGCTGGTGCCAAACGCCTGCCCGCCAGCCTGAAATATGCCTTCTGGCTGGTCGTGACGATTGTCGCGCCCATCATCGCCTATGCCTGCGTCTATACGGGCTATGGTCTGACGGGCTATCTGATCGATCTTGGCCACCTGCTGATCGGTTATCTGATCATGGCCGCGATCTATAGCGCCTTCCGGGGCCGCGACCGCGTCGACGCCTAA
- a CDS encoding glutamate--tRNA ligase family protein: protein MLTRFAPSPTGYLHLGHAFAAAEAFGRGPCLLRIEDIDLTRARPEFYAAINEDLRWLGFDWPEPVRVQSRHLSDYGAVIDTLAGRGLLYEDFTTRTGQENRDLPPAIKLSTPAAIKAIGTDRLTFMERERVVTIDLTKLEDKTVVRRDIGTSYHIAVTHDDWMQGVTDVTRGQDLFEKTRVHVLIQTLMGWPVPRYHHHGLVMETGEKKMSKRRGSMTIHALREQGLSSEDVLSMAREQAGTG, encoded by the coding sequence ATGCTAACACGCTTTGCCCCCTCGCCAACCGGCTACCTGCATCTCGGCCATGCTTTTGCCGCGGCTGAAGCCTTCGGGCGTGGGCCGTGTCTTCTCCGGATCGAAGATATCGACCTGACACGCGCACGGCCTGAATTCTACGCTGCAATTAATGAGGATTTGCGCTGGCTTGGCTTTGACTGGCCGGAGCCTGTCCGAGTGCAAAGCCGACACCTGTCCGACTACGGTGCGGTGATCGACACGTTGGCGGGTCGCGGCCTTCTCTATGAGGATTTCACGACCCGGACCGGTCAGGAAAACCGGGACCTCCCCCCGGCGATCAAACTCTCGACCCCGGCAGCGATCAAGGCGATCGGGACGGACCGCCTGACCTTTATGGAAAGAGAGCGGGTCGTCACAATCGATCTCACCAAGTTGGAGGACAAGACAGTCGTGCGGCGGGATATCGGGACGAGTTATCATATCGCCGTCACTCATGATGACTGGATGCAGGGAGTCACAGATGTCACGCGCGGTCAGGATTTGTTCGAGAAGACCCGTGTGCATGTGCTGATTCAGACGCTGATGGGCTGGCCTGTGCCGCGCTATCATCATCACGGTCTGGTTATGGAAACGGGCGAGAAGAAGATGAGCAAGCGACGCGGATCGATGACCATTCACGCCCTGCGCGAACAGGGGCTAAGCTCTGAAGATGTTCTGAGCATGGCGCGGGAGCAAGCCGGAACCGGCTAA
- a CDS encoding AI-2E family transporter, with the protein MQTDTTIRSSLLVLATVAVFWTLFVTRDLVAPFALAVFFWLAIDALARSIDGISKRIPYWFALTIAAIITVGALVGLIVVIADTVGSVVDEAPRYQARINEIFGWIGRMTGQDVSYSALNARFGITALLQGALAGFAATIQAVLSDFMLIAIYVVFLFVAQAGFPAKMDNLFPDEIRRARAQRIGSSIRHSIEDYISVQTIISLIQTVISYIAMVVLGLDNALFWALVIFILNYIPIVGGFAAVVMPVLFGLVQFDSLAKVAILGGVLFGAQFVVANTLQPKMMGDSMNMSPLVVVLSLTLWGALWGGVGAFLSAPMTVVLMIILAQFTTTRWIAVLLSADGDPDMDGDGKPDIAPMPSL; encoded by the coding sequence ATGCAAACCGATACTACCATCCGATCCTCTCTCCTCGTTCTCGCTACGGTCGCCGTCTTCTGGACCTTGTTCGTAACGCGGGACCTGGTCGCACCGTTCGCGCTTGCGGTGTTTTTCTGGCTGGCGATTGATGCGCTTGCCCGCTCGATCGACGGAATTTCGAAGCGAATTCCCTACTGGTTCGCCCTGACGATTGCGGCCATCATTACGGTAGGCGCTCTCGTCGGACTGATTGTCGTGATCGCCGATACGGTTGGATCCGTGGTGGACGAAGCGCCGCGCTATCAGGCCCGTATCAATGAGATTTTTGGCTGGATCGGACGCATGACAGGTCAAGATGTGTCCTACTCTGCGCTCAATGCGCGGTTCGGTATCACGGCGTTGCTGCAGGGGGCGCTGGCCGGTTTCGCCGCCACCATTCAGGCGGTCCTGTCCGACTTCATGCTGATCGCGATTTACGTCGTCTTCCTGTTCGTGGCGCAGGCGGGCTTCCCGGCCAAGATGGACAATCTCTTTCCGGATGAGATCCGTCGGGCCCGGGCGCAGCGAATCGGATCATCCATCCGCCATTCGATCGAAGATTATATCTCGGTTCAGACCATCATCAGTCTGATCCAGACGGTGATTTCCTACATCGCCATGGTTGTGCTGGGGCTCGACAATGCGCTGTTCTGGGCTCTCGTCATCTTCATCCTGAACTATATTCCGATCGTCGGTGGCTTTGCTGCCGTCGTCATGCCGGTCCTGTTCGGTCTGGTGCAGTTCGACAGTCTGGCCAAGGTCGCCATTCTGGGCGGGGTTCTTTTCGGTGCGCAATTTGTCGTCGCCAATACGCTGCAGCCCAAAATGATGGGCGATAGCATGAATATGAGCCCGCTGGTCGTCGTCCTGTCGCTGACGCTCTGGGGCGCGCTCTGGGGCGGTGTCGGAGCGTTTCTCTCCGCGCCGATGACCGTCGTGCTGATGATCATTCTGGCGCAATTCACGACGACCCGCTGGATCGCCGTGCTGCTGTCGGCGGACGGTGATCCCGACATGGATGGCGACGGCAAGCCGGATATCGCGCCCATGCCATCGCTCTGA
- a CDS encoding DUF805 domain-containing protein, translating to MTILLTGLRGSGATPDDHKLRIMIPANIALHEWIRRAFIFKGRSTRSHYWWPFLLSFCVQLILMLLIISTMGADNVNALLAWASSQPTDFSGLEIAPLSSPAKFFLVFLAVFSLLTFVPNISLSWRRYQDMGLPGAIHLVFLFTGPFLQFIWLMELVWFAFPGTRGPNRYGPDRVRR from the coding sequence ATGACGATATTGCTGACTGGGCTGCGCGGTTCGGGGGCGACGCCTGATGACCACAAGCTTCGCATCATGATCCCGGCCAACATCGCCCTGCACGAATGGATCCGGCGTGCCTTTATTTTCAAGGGGCGCTCGACACGGTCGCATTATTGGTGGCCGTTCCTGCTGAGTTTCTGTGTTCAGCTCATCCTTATGCTGCTGATCATCAGCACGATGGGGGCGGACAATGTCAATGCGCTTCTTGCCTGGGCGAGCTCGCAGCCGACGGATTTTTCCGGGCTTGAGATCGCGCCGCTAAGCTCACCGGCCAAGTTCTTTCTGGTCTTTCTGGCCGTCTTTTCCTTGCTGACCTTTGTCCCGAACATTTCCCTGTCCTGGCGACGGTACCAGGACATGGGTCTGCCCGGCGCGATCCACCTTGTCTTTCTTTTTACCGGGCCGTTTCTGCAGTTCATCTGGCTGATGGAACTGGTCTGGTTCGCCTTTCCCGGAACGCGCGGACCCAATCGTTACGGACCAGACCGAGTCAGGCGTTAG
- the metG gene encoding methionine--tRNA ligase, giving the protein MTSPNTASSKRILITSALPYINGVKHLGNLAGSMLPADLYARVMRLLGHEVLYICATDEHGTPAELAAADAGLSVEAYCDAMYAAQKAAGEAFDLSYDWFGRSSGEATARLTQHFSSVLEKNGLIEARISKQVYSNADGRYLPDRYVEGICPNCGFEAARGDQCDNCGKLLDPVDLIDPYSAVSGSKDVEIRETEHLYLKQSAMSDRLRDWVEGQNSWPALASSIALKWLDEGLRDRSITRDLDWGIPVVDADGNPRDGFDGKVYYVWFDAPIAYIGATQDWAAGNGGDWERWWRTDAGADDVEYVQFMGKDNVAFHTLSFPTTLMGSGEPWKLVDTLKAFNWVTWYGGKFSTSNKRGVFMDQAIDLAPSDTWRWHLMANAPESSDAAFTWEEFQASVNSDLANVLGNFVNRITKYAASKFDGQVPTGGVSGGHEDWIMDEIGLKLPQMIDHFEARDFRKALGEMRAIWALGNEYLTRAAPWTHYKTDVDQAAVGVRMGLNLAALFGIIAQPVIPRTASSILDAMGVPGDRRSWNFDGWANGLPVGHAVSAPDMLFAKIEDDDIADWAARFGGDA; this is encoded by the coding sequence ATGACCTCGCCAAACACAGCATCCAGCAAGCGCATCCTAATCACCTCTGCGCTGCCCTATATCAACGGGGTGAAGCATCTCGGCAATCTAGCCGGGTCGATGCTGCCGGCCGACCTCTACGCGCGGGTGATGCGCCTGCTCGGTCATGAGGTGCTCTATATCTGTGCGACGGACGAACACGGCACGCCTGCCGAGCTGGCGGCGGCTGATGCCGGGCTCAGCGTCGAAGCCTATTGCGATGCCATGTATGCAGCGCAAAAGGCCGCCGGGGAGGCGTTCGATCTGTCCTATGACTGGTTTGGTCGATCATCGGGAGAGGCGACGGCCAGGTTGACGCAGCATTTCTCCAGCGTACTGGAGAAGAACGGCCTGATCGAGGCGCGCATATCCAAGCAGGTCTATTCCAACGCCGATGGGCGCTATCTTCCCGACCGCTATGTAGAAGGCATCTGCCCGAATTGCGGTTTCGAGGCCGCGCGTGGCGATCAGTGTGATAATTGCGGCAAGTTGCTGGATCCGGTCGACCTGATCGATCCTTATAGTGCGGTGTCCGGGTCCAAGGACGTGGAAATCCGCGAAACTGAACATCTCTATCTCAAACAGTCGGCGATGAGCGACCGTTTGCGCGACTGGGTCGAGGGGCAGAATAGCTGGCCCGCACTGGCCAGCTCGATCGCGCTGAAATGGCTGGATGAAGGCTTGCGGGACCGCTCGATCACGCGGGATCTGGATTGGGGGATTCCGGTCGTGGATGCGGACGGCAATCCGCGGGACGGGTTTGACGGTAAGGTCTATTATGTCTGGTTCGATGCGCCCATCGCCTATATCGGCGCGACGCAGGACTGGGCAGCGGGCAATGGCGGCGACTGGGAACGCTGGTGGCGGACCGACGCGGGCGCTGACGATGTCGAATATGTTCAGTTCATGGGCAAGGACAATGTCGCCTTTCATACGCTGTCCTTCCCGACGACGCTGATGGGGTCGGGAGAGCCGTGGAAACTGGTCGATACGCTGAAAGCCTTTAACTGGGTGACTTGGTATGGCGGCAAGTTTTCGACATCTAACAAGCGCGGCGTCTTCATGGATCAGGCCATCGATCTGGCGCCGTCTGATACGTGGCGCTGGCACTTGATGGCAAACGCGCCGGAAAGCTCGGATGCGGCGTTTACCTGGGAAGAGTTTCAGGCAAGTGTGAATAGTGATCTGGCGAATGTGCTCGGTAATTTCGTCAACCGGATCACTAAATATGCGGCTTCGAAATTTGACGGCCAAGTCCCGACGGGTGGTGTTTCAGGGGGACATGAAGACTGGATCATGGACGAAATCGGTCTGAAACTGCCGCAAATGATCGATCATTTCGAAGCCCGTGATTTTCGCAAGGCGCTGGGGGAAATGCGGGCGATCTGGGCTCTCGGCAATGAATATCTGACGCGTGCCGCACCGTGGACTCATTACAAGACGGATGTCGATCAGGCCGCCGTGGGTGTGCGCATGGGCCTCAATCTCGCAGCTCTGTTCGGCATTATCGCGCAGCCTGTCATCCCGCGGACGGCGAGCAGCATACTGGATGCCATGGGTGTTCCAGGCGATCGCCGCAGCTGGAACTTCGACGGATGGGCGAACGGCCTGCCGGTCGGTCATGCCGTCTCTGCTCCGGACATGTTGTTCGCCAAGATCGAAGATGACGATATTGCTGACTGGGCTGCGCGGTTCGGGGGCGACGCCTGA